The following coding sequences are from one Brienomyrus brachyistius isolate T26 chromosome 2, BBRACH_0.4, whole genome shotgun sequence window:
- the LOC125718051 gene encoding coiled-coil domain-containing protein 125-like isoform X4, whose amino-acid sequence MVRKKDDMYGSMEAGAEWAKDTPRRPSEDDMMGGDLGDGLGKKPGALYARKEDRLDSLDLEAPRVASNGPGDSGTVAFTWTSCAALQQEGDAERPCSHWRLTGSLCDLSNEELKTRLQEATEKTEILRCELEATQRHLEGKHEALKILQSRAVFDKATTHTKTLLQKSEERNKALEKEVNDLQWEITFNQGRFKNIEQSWKDKYERMCIENKTLSDTVEETAKMVQELRSENTFLSQRCLELMSLLSVEQQRAFKGSLPVCSGLGRDGTALELAVLGACCCSGSERNPCPCARTAATSRKQVEMQRRRKEEAYVMADAFRIAFEQQLKRRSDQVLHLAEKGSHLRRNVLGHRGEIPGSVKVAQKLRGMLQTTAEGQTSNDPPDTLHHLIDLLNDKEEALAHQRKVSYMLAQNTAELEQRLLQLKGLDSGMADLMAGLEAGNTDGQLGKHLSVPHNPGDNADTQKHRQIKGKLTMEPA is encoded by the exons ATGGTACGAAAAAAAGACGACATGTATG GTTCGATGGAGGCTGGGGCGGAATGGGCCAAGGACACCCCAAGGCGACCATCTGAGGATGACATGATGGGGGGGGACCTTGGGGACGGCCTGGGCAAGAAGCCGGGAGCACTGTATGCCAGAAAAGAGGACAGGCTAGATTCGCTGGACCTGGAGGCTCCGCGGGTGGCATCGAATGGGCCTGGTGACAGCGGTACTGTGGCCTTCACCTGGACATCCTGTGCTGCACTGCAGCAGGAAGGGGACGCTGAGCGGCCCTGCTCTCACTGGAGACTTACTG GATCACTTTGTGATCTTTCCAATGAGGAGCTGAAGACCCGACTCCAGGAAGCTACAGAG AAGACAGAAATTTTGCGTTGTGAATTGGAGGCCACTCAGCGTCACCTGGAGGGCAAACATGAAGCCCTCAAGATACTACAGAGCCGG GCTGTGTTTGATAAAGCTACCACGCATACCAAGACTTTACTACAGAAAAGTGAGGAGAGAAACAAGGCCTTGGagaag GAAGTGAATGATTTACAGTGGGAAATCACCTTCAACCAGGGACGATTTAAGAATATTGAGCAGTCCTGGAAAGACAAGTATGAAAG GATGTGCATTGAAAATAAGACTCTGAGTGACACGGTAGAAGAGACTGCAAAGATGGTGCAGGAGCTGAGATCAGAGAATACCT TCCTGAGCCAGCGGTGCCTAGAGCTTATGTCTTTGTTAAGTGTGGAACAGCAGAGAGCTTTCAAGgggtcacttcctgtttgcagCGGCTTGGGGAGAGATGGGACAGCACTGGAA CTGGCCGTTCTTGGGGCCTGCTGCTGCAGTGGCAGCGAGAGGAATCCCTGTCCCTGTGCCAGGACTGCAGCTACCAGCCGCAAGCAG GTGGAGAtgcagaggaggaggaaggaggaGGCCTACGTGATGGCAGACGCATTTCGTATTGCGTTTGAGCAGCAGCTGAAGAGGAGGAGCGAccaggtcctccatctggctgAGAAAGGCAGCCACCTTCGCAGGAATGTTCTTGGCCATAGGGGAGAAA TACCAGGATCTGTGAAGGTGGCACAGAAACTAAGAGGGATGCTGCAGACCACAGCCGAGGGACAGACGTCCAATGACCCCCCTGACACTCTGCACCACCTAATTGACCTG CTGAATGACAAGGAGGAGGCCCTGGCGCACCAAAGGAAGGTCAGTTATATGCTTGCTCAAAACACGGCGGAACTGGAGCAGCGGCTGCTGCAGCTAAAAGGGCTGGACTCTGGGATGGCTGATCTGATGGCAGGGCTCGAGGCGGGCAACACTGATGGGCAACTGGGCAAACACCTCTCTGTTCCTCATAATCCAGGGGACAATGCGGACACTCAGAAACATAGGCAAATAAAAGGGAAGCTCACAATGGAACCAGCATAA
- the LOC125718051 gene encoding coiled-coil domain-containing protein 125-like isoform X3, which yields MPISGSMEAGAEWAKDTPRRPSEDDMMGGDLGDGLGKKPGALYARKEDRLDSLDLEAPRVASNGPGDSGTVAFTWTSCAALQQEGDAERPCSHWRLTGSLCDLSNEELKTRLQEATEKTEILRCELEATQRHLEGKHEALKILQSRAVFDKATTHTKTLLQKSEERNKALEKEVNDLQWEITFNQGRFKNIEQSWKDKYERMCIENKTLSDTVEETAKMVQELRSENTFLSQRCLELMSLLSVEQQRAFKGSLPVCSGLGRDGTALELAVLGACCCSGSERNPCPCARTAATSRKQVLQLTQEVEMQRRRKEEAYVMADAFRIAFEQQLKRRSDQVLHLAEKGSHLRRNVLGHRGEIPGSVKVAQKLRGMLQTTAEGQTSNDPPDTLHHLIDLLNDKEEALAHQRKVSYMLAQNTAELEQRLLQLKGLDSGMADLMAGLEAGNTDGQLGKHLSVPHNPGDNADTQKHRQIKGKLTMEPA from the exons ATGCCAATTTCAG GTTCGATGGAGGCTGGGGCGGAATGGGCCAAGGACACCCCAAGGCGACCATCTGAGGATGACATGATGGGGGGGGACCTTGGGGACGGCCTGGGCAAGAAGCCGGGAGCACTGTATGCCAGAAAAGAGGACAGGCTAGATTCGCTGGACCTGGAGGCTCCGCGGGTGGCATCGAATGGGCCTGGTGACAGCGGTACTGTGGCCTTCACCTGGACATCCTGTGCTGCACTGCAGCAGGAAGGGGACGCTGAGCGGCCCTGCTCTCACTGGAGACTTACTG GATCACTTTGTGATCTTTCCAATGAGGAGCTGAAGACCCGACTCCAGGAAGCTACAGAG AAGACAGAAATTTTGCGTTGTGAATTGGAGGCCACTCAGCGTCACCTGGAGGGCAAACATGAAGCCCTCAAGATACTACAGAGCCGG GCTGTGTTTGATAAAGCTACCACGCATACCAAGACTTTACTACAGAAAAGTGAGGAGAGAAACAAGGCCTTGGagaag GAAGTGAATGATTTACAGTGGGAAATCACCTTCAACCAGGGACGATTTAAGAATATTGAGCAGTCCTGGAAAGACAAGTATGAAAG GATGTGCATTGAAAATAAGACTCTGAGTGACACGGTAGAAGAGACTGCAAAGATGGTGCAGGAGCTGAGATCAGAGAATACCT TCCTGAGCCAGCGGTGCCTAGAGCTTATGTCTTTGTTAAGTGTGGAACAGCAGAGAGCTTTCAAGgggtcacttcctgtttgcagCGGCTTGGGGAGAGATGGGACAGCACTGGAA CTGGCCGTTCTTGGGGCCTGCTGCTGCAGTGGCAGCGAGAGGAATCCCTGTCCCTGTGCCAGGACTGCAGCTACCAGCCGCAAGCAGGTGCTTCAGCTCACACAGGAG GTGGAGAtgcagaggaggaggaaggaggaGGCCTACGTGATGGCAGACGCATTTCGTATTGCGTTTGAGCAGCAGCTGAAGAGGAGGAGCGAccaggtcctccatctggctgAGAAAGGCAGCCACCTTCGCAGGAATGTTCTTGGCCATAGGGGAGAAA TACCAGGATCTGTGAAGGTGGCACAGAAACTAAGAGGGATGCTGCAGACCACAGCCGAGGGACAGACGTCCAATGACCCCCCTGACACTCTGCACCACCTAATTGACCTG CTGAATGACAAGGAGGAGGCCCTGGCGCACCAAAGGAAGGTCAGTTATATGCTTGCTCAAAACACGGCGGAACTGGAGCAGCGGCTGCTGCAGCTAAAAGGGCTGGACTCTGGGATGGCTGATCTGATGGCAGGGCTCGAGGCGGGCAACACTGATGGGCAACTGGGCAAACACCTCTCTGTTCCTCATAATCCAGGGGACAATGCGGACACTCAGAAACATAGGCAAATAAAAGGGAAGCTCACAATGGAACCAGCATAA
- the LOC125718051 gene encoding coiled-coil domain-containing protein 125-like isoform X5, which yields MEAGAEWAKDTPRRPSEDDMMGGDLGDGLGKKPGALYARKEDRLDSLDLEAPRVASNGPGDSGTVAFTWTSCAALQQEGDAERPCSHWRLTGSLCDLSNEELKTRLQEATEKTEILRCELEATQRHLEGKHEALKILQSRAVFDKATTHTKTLLQKSEERNKALEKEVNDLQWEITFNQGRFKNIEQSWKDKYERMCIENKTLSDTVEETAKMVQELRSENTFLSQRCLELMSLLSVEQQRAFKGSLPVCSGLGRDGTALELAVLGACCCSGSERNPCPCARTAATSRKQVLQLTQEVEMQRRRKEEAYVMADAFRIAFEQQLKRRSDQVLHLAEKGSHLRRNVLGHRGEIPGSVKVAQKLRGMLQTTAEGQTSNDPPDTLHHLIDLLNDKEEALAHQRKVSYMLAQNTAELEQRLLQLKGLDSGMADLMAGLEAGNTDGQLGKHLSVPHNPGDNADTQKHRQIKGKLTMEPA from the exons ATGGAGGCTGGGGCGGAATGGGCCAAGGACACCCCAAGGCGACCATCTGAGGATGACATGATGGGGGGGGACCTTGGGGACGGCCTGGGCAAGAAGCCGGGAGCACTGTATGCCAGAAAAGAGGACAGGCTAGATTCGCTGGACCTGGAGGCTCCGCGGGTGGCATCGAATGGGCCTGGTGACAGCGGTACTGTGGCCTTCACCTGGACATCCTGTGCTGCACTGCAGCAGGAAGGGGACGCTGAGCGGCCCTGCTCTCACTGGAGACTTACTG GATCACTTTGTGATCTTTCCAATGAGGAGCTGAAGACCCGACTCCAGGAAGCTACAGAG AAGACAGAAATTTTGCGTTGTGAATTGGAGGCCACTCAGCGTCACCTGGAGGGCAAACATGAAGCCCTCAAGATACTACAGAGCCGG GCTGTGTTTGATAAAGCTACCACGCATACCAAGACTTTACTACAGAAAAGTGAGGAGAGAAACAAGGCCTTGGagaag GAAGTGAATGATTTACAGTGGGAAATCACCTTCAACCAGGGACGATTTAAGAATATTGAGCAGTCCTGGAAAGACAAGTATGAAAG GATGTGCATTGAAAATAAGACTCTGAGTGACACGGTAGAAGAGACTGCAAAGATGGTGCAGGAGCTGAGATCAGAGAATACCT TCCTGAGCCAGCGGTGCCTAGAGCTTATGTCTTTGTTAAGTGTGGAACAGCAGAGAGCTTTCAAGgggtcacttcctgtttgcagCGGCTTGGGGAGAGATGGGACAGCACTGGAA CTGGCCGTTCTTGGGGCCTGCTGCTGCAGTGGCAGCGAGAGGAATCCCTGTCCCTGTGCCAGGACTGCAGCTACCAGCCGCAAGCAGGTGCTTCAGCTCACACAGGAG GTGGAGAtgcagaggaggaggaaggaggaGGCCTACGTGATGGCAGACGCATTTCGTATTGCGTTTGAGCAGCAGCTGAAGAGGAGGAGCGAccaggtcctccatctggctgAGAAAGGCAGCCACCTTCGCAGGAATGTTCTTGGCCATAGGGGAGAAA TACCAGGATCTGTGAAGGTGGCACAGAAACTAAGAGGGATGCTGCAGACCACAGCCGAGGGACAGACGTCCAATGACCCCCCTGACACTCTGCACCACCTAATTGACCTG CTGAATGACAAGGAGGAGGCCCTGGCGCACCAAAGGAAGGTCAGTTATATGCTTGCTCAAAACACGGCGGAACTGGAGCAGCGGCTGCTGCAGCTAAAAGGGCTGGACTCTGGGATGGCTGATCTGATGGCAGGGCTCGAGGCGGGCAACACTGATGGGCAACTGGGCAAACACCTCTCTGTTCCTCATAATCCAGGGGACAATGCGGACACTCAGAAACATAGGCAAATAAAAGGGAAGCTCACAATGGAACCAGCATAA
- the LOC125718051 gene encoding coiled-coil domain-containing protein 125-like isoform X1 — MVRKKDDMYGSMEAGAEWAKDTPRRPSEDDMMGGDLGDGLGKKPGALYARKEDRLDSLDLEAPRVASNGPGDSGTVAFTWTSCAALQQEGDAERPCSHWRLTGSLCDLSNEELKTRLQEATEKTEILRCELEATQRHLEGKHEALKILQSRAVFDKATTHTKTLLQKSEERNKALEKEVNDLQWEITFNQGRFKNIEQSWKDKYERMCIENKTLSDTVEETAKMVQELRSENTFLSQRCLELMSLLSVEQQRAFKGSLPVCSGLGRDGTALELAVLGACCCSGSERNPCPCARTAATSRKQVLQLTQEVEMQRRRKEEAYVMADAFRIAFEQQLKRRSDQVLHLAEKGSHLRRNVLGHRGEIPGSVKVAQKLRGMLQTTAEGQTSNDPPDTLHHLIDLLNDKEEALAHQRKVSYMLAQNTAELEQRLLQLKGLDSGMADLMAGLEAGNTDGQLGKHLSVPHNPGDNADTQKHRQIKGKLTMEPA; from the exons ATGGTACGAAAAAAAGACGACATGTATG GTTCGATGGAGGCTGGGGCGGAATGGGCCAAGGACACCCCAAGGCGACCATCTGAGGATGACATGATGGGGGGGGACCTTGGGGACGGCCTGGGCAAGAAGCCGGGAGCACTGTATGCCAGAAAAGAGGACAGGCTAGATTCGCTGGACCTGGAGGCTCCGCGGGTGGCATCGAATGGGCCTGGTGACAGCGGTACTGTGGCCTTCACCTGGACATCCTGTGCTGCACTGCAGCAGGAAGGGGACGCTGAGCGGCCCTGCTCTCACTGGAGACTTACTG GATCACTTTGTGATCTTTCCAATGAGGAGCTGAAGACCCGACTCCAGGAAGCTACAGAG AAGACAGAAATTTTGCGTTGTGAATTGGAGGCCACTCAGCGTCACCTGGAGGGCAAACATGAAGCCCTCAAGATACTACAGAGCCGG GCTGTGTTTGATAAAGCTACCACGCATACCAAGACTTTACTACAGAAAAGTGAGGAGAGAAACAAGGCCTTGGagaag GAAGTGAATGATTTACAGTGGGAAATCACCTTCAACCAGGGACGATTTAAGAATATTGAGCAGTCCTGGAAAGACAAGTATGAAAG GATGTGCATTGAAAATAAGACTCTGAGTGACACGGTAGAAGAGACTGCAAAGATGGTGCAGGAGCTGAGATCAGAGAATACCT TCCTGAGCCAGCGGTGCCTAGAGCTTATGTCTTTGTTAAGTGTGGAACAGCAGAGAGCTTTCAAGgggtcacttcctgtttgcagCGGCTTGGGGAGAGATGGGACAGCACTGGAA CTGGCCGTTCTTGGGGCCTGCTGCTGCAGTGGCAGCGAGAGGAATCCCTGTCCCTGTGCCAGGACTGCAGCTACCAGCCGCAAGCAGGTGCTTCAGCTCACACAGGAG GTGGAGAtgcagaggaggaggaaggaggaGGCCTACGTGATGGCAGACGCATTTCGTATTGCGTTTGAGCAGCAGCTGAAGAGGAGGAGCGAccaggtcctccatctggctgAGAAAGGCAGCCACCTTCGCAGGAATGTTCTTGGCCATAGGGGAGAAA TACCAGGATCTGTGAAGGTGGCACAGAAACTAAGAGGGATGCTGCAGACCACAGCCGAGGGACAGACGTCCAATGACCCCCCTGACACTCTGCACCACCTAATTGACCTG CTGAATGACAAGGAGGAGGCCCTGGCGCACCAAAGGAAGGTCAGTTATATGCTTGCTCAAAACACGGCGGAACTGGAGCAGCGGCTGCTGCAGCTAAAAGGGCTGGACTCTGGGATGGCTGATCTGATGGCAGGGCTCGAGGCGGGCAACACTGATGGGCAACTGGGCAAACACCTCTCTGTTCCTCATAATCCAGGGGACAATGCGGACACTCAGAAACATAGGCAAATAAAAGGGAAGCTCACAATGGAACCAGCATAA
- the LOC125718121 gene encoding adenylate kinase isoenzyme 6-like — protein MKIMKRPNILLTGTPGVGKTTLGKELSQRTGLTYINVGDLAQEGELYDGFDDEYQCPVLDEDRVVDELEDRMNEGGMIVDYHGCDFFPERWFHIVFVLRTDNSQLYTRLESRGYSGKKLQDNIQCEIFQTIYEEAMEAYRQEIVHQLPSNKPEDLENNLEQIVQWIEQWIKDNN, from the exons ATGAAAATCATGAAGCGACCGAATATTCTTCTAACAG GAACCCCCGGAGTAGGAAAAACCACACTAGGGAAGGAACTATCACAGAGAACGGGGCTGACTTATATCAACGTGGGGGATCTAGCACAGGAAG GAGAACTATATGATGGTTTTGATGATGAATACCAGTGTCCTGTGTTGGATGAGGATAGG GTGGTTGATGAGCTGGAGGACAGGATGAATGAAGGAGGGATGATTGTGGATTACCATGGCTGTGATTTCTTCCCCGAGCGGTGGTTCCACATAGTATTTGTACTGCGTACAGACAACTCTCAGCTGTACACCCGCCTAGAGAGCAg GGGTTACTCGGGGAAGAAGCTTCAGGACAACATCCAGTGTGAGATCTTCCAGACCATTTATGAGGAAGCCATGGAGGCTTATAGACAAGAGATTGTCCACCAGCTGCCTAGCAACAAGCCAGAAGACCTTGAAAACAATCTAGAACAGATTGTTCAGTGGATAGAACAATGGATAAAGGATAACAACTGA
- the LOC125718106 gene encoding protein FAM151B-like isoform X1, whose product MFTLIRCGYARLVGFLLVLITITWTIWSLKWRTEATPVKMGDETLQYFLRKGKIENEDAADVGWYHAANSRSRIAEGLQSSSLMIEADIILRGYEPTEPIMAHPPATDSDITLHDWLKEVLMSDKGIKLDFKSLQAVAPSMRLLEEVRGHLLGPVWINADILSGPGGKATPLDPVSFLQAVSQGLPGDVLSLGWTTGWSPNINNPGYSWEMVQEMEKVCRRLKQPVTFPVRAALLAQSFNQLQWLLQQSSRYSLTVWTGQTDEWSVEDLLPYRQSIDQKRVYYDIPEQQLALLKKLTSSTQKDISS is encoded by the exons ATGTTTACCTTGATCAGATGTGGATATGCACGTCTTGTCGGTTTTCTTTTAGTTTTAATAACGATAACGTGGACGATCTGGAGCCTGAAGTGGCGAACCGAGGCTACACCAG TGAAAATGGGAGACGAAACGCTGCAGTATTTCCTTAGAAAAGGGAAGATTGAGAATGAGGACGCGGCAGATGTCGGGTGGTACCATGCGGCCAACAGCCGGTCCAGAATCGCCGAAGGACTGCAAA GTTCTTCTCTGATGATTGAAGCGGACATCATTCTTAGAGGTTATGAGCCCACAGAGCCCATCATGGCTCACCCACCTGCCACTGACAGTGATATCACCCTGCATGACTGGCTGAAAGAGGTTTTGATGTCAGACAAGGGAATTAAGCTGGATTTCAAAAG CCTTCAAGCTGTGGCACCCTCCATGAGACTACTGGAAGAAGTTAGGGGACATCTGCTTGGCCCCGTTTGGATCAATGCCGATATCCTCTCAGGCCCAGGAGGGAAAGCCACCCCACTTGACCCTGTATCTTTCCTGCAAGCAGTCAGTCAAGGATTGCCAGGTGACGTGCTATCCCTTGGTTGGACCACAGGGTGGAGCCCCAACATAAATAATCCAG GCTATAGCTGGGAGATGGTGCAGGAGATGGAGAAGGTGTGTAGGCGTCTGAAACAGCCTGTCACCTTTCCTGTGCGAGCTGCACTTCTGGCCCAATCCTTCAACCAGCTGCAGTGGCTTCTTCAGCAGTCTAGCAG ATATAGTCTGACTGTGTGGACAGGCCAAACTGATGAATGGAGCGTGGAGGACCTGCTTCCCTACAGACAAAGCATCGACCAGAAAAGAGTCTACTATGACATTCCAGAGCAACAGCTTGCTTTGCTGAAGAAACTCACCTCAAGCACTCAGAAAGACATCAGCTCATGA
- the LOC125718051 gene encoding coiled-coil domain-containing protein 125-like isoform X2, which produces MVRKKDDMYGSMEAGAEWAKDTPRRPSEDDMMGGDLGDGLGKKPGALYARKEDRLDSLDLEAPRVASNGPGDSGTVAFTWTSCAALQQEGDAERPCSHWRLTGSLCDLSNEELKTRLQEATEKTEILRCELEATQRHLEGKHEALKILQSRAVFDKATTHTKTLLQKSEERNKALEKEVNDLQWEITFNQGRFKNIEQSWKDKYERMCIENKTLSDTVEETAKMVQELRSENTFLSQRCLELMSLLSVEQQRAFKGSLPVCSGLGRDGTALELAVLGACCCSGSERNPCPCARTAATSRKQVLQLTQEVEMQRRRKEEAYVMADAFRIAFEQQLKRRSDQVLHLAEKGSHLRRNVLGHRGERSVKVAQKLRGMLQTTAEGQTSNDPPDTLHHLIDLLNDKEEALAHQRKVSYMLAQNTAELEQRLLQLKGLDSGMADLMAGLEAGNTDGQLGKHLSVPHNPGDNADTQKHRQIKGKLTMEPA; this is translated from the exons ATGGTACGAAAAAAAGACGACATGTATG GTTCGATGGAGGCTGGGGCGGAATGGGCCAAGGACACCCCAAGGCGACCATCTGAGGATGACATGATGGGGGGGGACCTTGGGGACGGCCTGGGCAAGAAGCCGGGAGCACTGTATGCCAGAAAAGAGGACAGGCTAGATTCGCTGGACCTGGAGGCTCCGCGGGTGGCATCGAATGGGCCTGGTGACAGCGGTACTGTGGCCTTCACCTGGACATCCTGTGCTGCACTGCAGCAGGAAGGGGACGCTGAGCGGCCCTGCTCTCACTGGAGACTTACTG GATCACTTTGTGATCTTTCCAATGAGGAGCTGAAGACCCGACTCCAGGAAGCTACAGAG AAGACAGAAATTTTGCGTTGTGAATTGGAGGCCACTCAGCGTCACCTGGAGGGCAAACATGAAGCCCTCAAGATACTACAGAGCCGG GCTGTGTTTGATAAAGCTACCACGCATACCAAGACTTTACTACAGAAAAGTGAGGAGAGAAACAAGGCCTTGGagaag GAAGTGAATGATTTACAGTGGGAAATCACCTTCAACCAGGGACGATTTAAGAATATTGAGCAGTCCTGGAAAGACAAGTATGAAAG GATGTGCATTGAAAATAAGACTCTGAGTGACACGGTAGAAGAGACTGCAAAGATGGTGCAGGAGCTGAGATCAGAGAATACCT TCCTGAGCCAGCGGTGCCTAGAGCTTATGTCTTTGTTAAGTGTGGAACAGCAGAGAGCTTTCAAGgggtcacttcctgtttgcagCGGCTTGGGGAGAGATGGGACAGCACTGGAA CTGGCCGTTCTTGGGGCCTGCTGCTGCAGTGGCAGCGAGAGGAATCCCTGTCCCTGTGCCAGGACTGCAGCTACCAGCCGCAAGCAGGTGCTTCAGCTCACACAGGAG GTGGAGAtgcagaggaggaggaaggaggaGGCCTACGTGATGGCAGACGCATTTCGTATTGCGTTTGAGCAGCAGCTGAAGAGGAGGAGCGAccaggtcctccatctggctgAGAAAGGCAGCCACCTTCGCAGGAATGTTCTTGGCCATAGGGGAGAAA GATCTGTGAAGGTGGCACAGAAACTAAGAGGGATGCTGCAGACCACAGCCGAGGGACAGACGTCCAATGACCCCCCTGACACTCTGCACCACCTAATTGACCTG CTGAATGACAAGGAGGAGGCCCTGGCGCACCAAAGGAAGGTCAGTTATATGCTTGCTCAAAACACGGCGGAACTGGAGCAGCGGCTGCTGCAGCTAAAAGGGCTGGACTCTGGGATGGCTGATCTGATGGCAGGGCTCGAGGCGGGCAACACTGATGGGCAACTGGGCAAACACCTCTCTGTTCCTCATAATCCAGGGGACAATGCGGACACTCAGAAACATAGGCAAATAAAAGGGAAGCTCACAATGGAACCAGCATAA
- the LOC125718106 gene encoding protein FAM151B-like isoform X2, which yields MGDETLQYFLRKGKIENEDAADVGWYHAANSRSRIAEGLQSSSLMIEADIILRGYEPTEPIMAHPPATDSDITLHDWLKEVLMSDKGIKLDFKSLQAVAPSMRLLEEVRGHLLGPVWINADILSGPGGKATPLDPVSFLQAVSQGLPGDVLSLGWTTGWSPNINNPGYSWEMVQEMEKVCRRLKQPVTFPVRAALLAQSFNQLQWLLQQSSRYSLTVWTGQTDEWSVEDLLPYRQSIDQKRVYYDIPEQQLALLKKLTSSTQKDISS from the exons ATGGGAGACGAAACGCTGCAGTATTTCCTTAGAAAAGGGAAGATTGAGAATGAGGACGCGGCAGATGTCGGGTGGTACCATGCGGCCAACAGCCGGTCCAGAATCGCCGAAGGACTGCAAA GTTCTTCTCTGATGATTGAAGCGGACATCATTCTTAGAGGTTATGAGCCCACAGAGCCCATCATGGCTCACCCACCTGCCACTGACAGTGATATCACCCTGCATGACTGGCTGAAAGAGGTTTTGATGTCAGACAAGGGAATTAAGCTGGATTTCAAAAG CCTTCAAGCTGTGGCACCCTCCATGAGACTACTGGAAGAAGTTAGGGGACATCTGCTTGGCCCCGTTTGGATCAATGCCGATATCCTCTCAGGCCCAGGAGGGAAAGCCACCCCACTTGACCCTGTATCTTTCCTGCAAGCAGTCAGTCAAGGATTGCCAGGTGACGTGCTATCCCTTGGTTGGACCACAGGGTGGAGCCCCAACATAAATAATCCAG GCTATAGCTGGGAGATGGTGCAGGAGATGGAGAAGGTGTGTAGGCGTCTGAAACAGCCTGTCACCTTTCCTGTGCGAGCTGCACTTCTGGCCCAATCCTTCAACCAGCTGCAGTGGCTTCTTCAGCAGTCTAGCAG ATATAGTCTGACTGTGTGGACAGGCCAAACTGATGAATGGAGCGTGGAGGACCTGCTTCCCTACAGACAAAGCATCGACCAGAAAAGAGTCTACTATGACATTCCAGAGCAACAGCTTGCTTTGCTGAAGAAACTCACCTCAAGCACTCAGAAAGACATCAGCTCATGA